The following proteins come from a genomic window of Pyxidicoccus sp. MSG2:
- a CDS encoding ADYC domain-containing protein produces the protein MKKSLLVCLFLQLPAAAWATAPAAPKPAASRPSGVVSDAERYARRCQSQSAHRIGRPQGTMLWGTRRDWNTEKLAPERSSVLVSADLAPLRQAVDGVKALRLEGGHLVAACGPDAGVATGGVVGTVLQGTSSDGKPVEVAICGAEPSPEDPGMVFYRIEAWNAVAQEWENPCVALDRVPDPRALAVSGVWDGSGAHQEAPGKLTFACENGAITKCITWGYKPWARRDGKPLADLHQACTRMARADYCGNGQNHTHQNTVIDLYDRFGLVERGEWDPAKASFEAAWAPDGATCLARTRDGRAMETILQECPNRFQTGAAVELGAGERCTVRRADVSPEAALLRNLTYAAPNR, from the coding sequence ATGAAGAAGTCCCTGCTCGTCTGTCTGTTCCTTCAGCTCCCGGCGGCAGCCTGGGCCACCGCTCCCGCCGCCCCGAAGCCCGCGGCCTCCAGACCCTCGGGCGTCGTGTCCGACGCCGAGCGCTATGCGCGCCGGTGCCAGTCCCAGTCCGCCCACCGCATCGGCAGGCCCCAGGGGACGATGCTGTGGGGCACCCGGCGGGACTGGAACACCGAGAAGCTGGCCCCGGAGCGCAGCAGCGTGCTCGTCTCGGCCGACCTCGCGCCCCTGCGCCAGGCGGTGGACGGGGTGAAGGCCCTGCGGCTCGAGGGCGGGCACCTGGTGGCCGCTTGTGGCCCGGATGCCGGGGTGGCCACCGGCGGCGTCGTTGGCACCGTGCTCCAGGGCACCTCCAGCGATGGCAAGCCCGTGGAGGTGGCCATCTGCGGCGCCGAGCCCTCTCCCGAAGACCCTGGCATGGTCTTCTACCGCATCGAGGCCTGGAACGCGGTGGCCCAGGAGTGGGAGAACCCCTGCGTCGCCCTGGACCGCGTGCCAGACCCCCGCGCCCTCGCGGTGAGCGGAGTCTGGGACGGCAGCGGCGCCCACCAGGAGGCCCCGGGCAAGCTCACCTTCGCCTGTGAGAACGGCGCCATCACCAAGTGCATCACCTGGGGCTACAAGCCCTGGGCCCGCCGCGACGGGAAGCCGCTGGCGGACCTCCATCAGGCCTGCACCCGCATGGCGCGCGCGGACTACTGCGGCAACGGCCAGAACCACACGCACCAGAACACCGTCATCGACCTCTATGACCGGTTCGGCCTAGTCGAGCGGGGAGAGTGGGACCCGGCGAAGGCCTCTTTCGAGGCGGCGTGGGCGCCCGACGGGGCCACCTGCCTGGCTCGCACCCGTGACGGCCGTGCGATGGAGACCATCCTCCAGGAGTGCCCCAACCGGTTCCAGACAGGTGCGGCGGTCGAGCTGGGCGCGGGGGAGCGCTGCACGGTGCGGCGCGCGGACGTGAGCCCCGAGGCCGCGCTGCTGCGGAACCTGACGTATGCGGCCCCGAATCGCTAG
- a CDS encoding sigma-70 family RNA polymerase sigma factor — MEQVPELVATFLAHTRMRVVPPTEAEAGALDALLVRAWEQARTQWPTVTLPVTRFVIHVAERLPASNPVGPIAPLLDSLSLVELYLTCACLQGMTSAQEAFERNYLAKLPAKLRGLKQPDAMIDDVCQITRVKLLVATPESAPRIGDYTGRGALLSWVLVIAGRTASKLRAAEKPAPDDSSEEIIKVLPGQGIDPELDVMKRRHHSEFRQAVREAASTLSPDERHLLRLHFSDQLSTYELASLFRVNQSTISRWLKSARQRVYEETRSRLQERLGLSTPGFKSFLAFIGSQLDLNISQILEEKDV, encoded by the coding sequence ATGGAACAGGTGCCCGAGCTGGTCGCGACGTTTCTCGCACATACCCGGATGCGCGTCGTGCCCCCCACGGAGGCGGAGGCCGGGGCACTCGACGCACTGCTGGTCCGCGCCTGGGAGCAGGCTCGCACGCAGTGGCCGACCGTGACGCTTCCCGTCACACGGTTCGTGATTCACGTCGCCGAGCGGCTGCCCGCGAGCAATCCCGTCGGCCCCATCGCGCCGCTCCTCGACAGTCTGTCCCTGGTGGAGCTCTACCTCACGTGTGCGTGTCTCCAGGGCATGACCTCCGCCCAGGAGGCTTTCGAGCGGAACTACCTGGCGAAGCTTCCGGCGAAGCTCCGGGGTCTCAAACAACCCGACGCGATGATTGACGACGTGTGTCAGATAACACGCGTGAAGCTCCTGGTCGCCACTCCCGAGAGCGCTCCCAGGATTGGGGATTACACGGGGCGCGGCGCGCTGCTGAGCTGGGTGCTCGTCATCGCCGGGCGCACCGCCAGCAAGCTGCGGGCCGCCGAGAAGCCCGCGCCCGATGACAGCTCGGAGGAGATCATCAAGGTGCTGCCGGGACAGGGAATCGACCCGGAGCTGGATGTCATGAAGCGCCGCCACCACTCCGAGTTCCGCCAGGCCGTGCGCGAAGCCGCCTCCACGCTCTCGCCGGACGAGCGCCACCTGCTGCGCCTCCACTTCTCCGATCAGCTCTCGACGTATGAGCTGGCTTCGCTCTTTCGCGTCAATCAATCGACCATCTCCCGCTGGCTGAAGAGTGCACGGCAGCGAGTCTATGAGGAGACCCGGAGCCGCCTGCAGGAGCGGCTGGGCCTCTCCACCCCGGGCTTCAAGAGCTTCCTGGCATTCATTGGCAGCCAGCTGGACTTGAACATCAGCCAGATATTGGAGGAGAAGGACGTCTAG